The following proteins come from a genomic window of Triticum aestivum cultivar Chinese Spring chromosome 6A, IWGSC CS RefSeq v2.1, whole genome shotgun sequence:
- the LOC123128602 gene encoding replication protein A 70 kDa DNA-binding subunit A: protein MASARLTPNGVGAALAGETNLRPIVQVVNLRCVNVDGKGTPRSDRWRGLVSDGAETCPAMFAGQLSDLARSGLIRRGSVVQLDEYVINMVGGRRVIVVLNLTVLLAECDIIGNPVITPESESSNQNNPRVEQFNGTRQYGLAAGNPSPTRPNGNVPVFQPSVSGSSLNTPTRLSDKSPVFQPTAQPSYRPAPSYKNQGAIAKNEAPARIIPISSLNPYQGRWAIKGRVTAKGDIRRYHNAKGEGKVFNFDLLDSDGGEIRVACFNTQLDRFYEVVEVGKVYVVSRGNLKPVQRNYNHLNSEWEITLERDSSVDLCPDENSSIPSQQFNFRPISEIEDTPTGTILDIIGVAISVSPSTTVQKKNGTETLKRMIGLKDMSGRSVDLTMWGDFCNREGSQLQEMVERGVFPVLGVKTGRVNDFNGKCVGTISSSQLLIDPDLSEAHTLRQWFDGGGRDASTQSISRDHTPSASRNEVRMTVAKIKDDGLGMGDKPDWVTVKASIIFFKSDNFCYTACPTKEGDRQCNKKVTKGTSGLWVCDKCDKEFPECDYRYLLQLQIQDHSGTTWVTAFQETAQELLGCSALELVTYKENGDPRFAETMLSCLFMDYLLRLKVKEETYSDERRVKNTLVKVERFDPAAESRYLLDLLSRSVASY, encoded by the exons ATGGCGTCGGCGAGGCTGACCCCGAACGGCGTGGGGGCGGCGCTGGCGGGGGAGACGAACCTCAGGCCCATCGTGCAGGTCGTCAACCTGCGCTGCGTCAACGTCGACGGCAAGGGCACGCCCCGGAGCGACAGGTGGCGCGGCCTCGTCTCCGACGGCGCCGAGACCTGCCCCGCGATGTTCGCCGGCCAGCTCAGCGACCTCGCGCGCTCCGGGCTCATCCGCCGCGGCTCCGTCGTGCAGCTCGACGAGTACGTCATCAACATGGTCGGCGGCAGAAG GGTTATCGTCGTTCTGAATTTGACAGTTCTTCTCGCGGAGTGTGACATCATTGGCAATCCAGTGATTACTCCAGAAAGTGAATCTTCTAATCAAAACAACCCAAGAGTGGAGCAATTTAACGGAACACGTCAATATGGTTTGGCGGCAGGAAACCCAAGTCCCACAAGGCCCAATGGCAATGTTCCAGTCTTCCAACCTTCGGTGTCAGGGAGCTCCTTGAACACACCCACCAGGCTCAGTGACAAATCTCCAGTTTTCCAGCCAACAGCACAGCCATCTTATCGTCCTGCACCCAGTTACAAAAATCAAGGAGCAATTGCGAAAAATGAAGCCCCTGCTAGAATAATCCCCATATCTTCTTTAAATCCTTATCAGGGCCGCTGGGCTATCAAGGGTAGAGTTACTGCAAAGGGAGACATCCGCCGGTACCACAATGCAAAAGGTGAAGGCAAAGTGTTCAACTTTGACTTGCTTGATTCTGATGGGGGTGAGATACGGGTGGCATGTTTCAACACTCAACTTGATCGCTTCTATGAAGTTGTGGAAGTTGGTAAGGTCTATGTGGTATCAAGAGGAAACTTGAAACCTGTACAGAGGAACTATAACCATCTGAACAGTGAGTGGGAGATTACGTTGGAGAGAGATTCATCAGTGGATCTTTGTCCTGATGAGAACAGCTCAATTCCCTCTCAGCAGTTTAACTTCAGACCGATCAGTGAAATTGAGGATACTCCGACCGGTACTATACTTGATATCATAGGTGTTGCTATCTCTGTCAGCCCTTCCACCacagtacagaagaaaaatggcacgGAAACTCTGAAAAGAATGATTGGCCTGAAGGATATGTCTGGTCGAAGTGTTGATCTAACCATGTGGGGTGACTTTTGCAACAGAGAAGGCTCACAGCTGCAAGAAATGGTTGAACGTGGGGTCTTCCCCGTGCTGGGTGTCAAAACAGGAAGAGTGAATGATTTCAATGGCAAGTGTGTCGGCACAATTTCTTCCTCTCAACTCCTCATAGACCCTGATCTCTCTGAAGCTCATACTCTGAGGCAATGGTTCGACGGTGGAGGAAGGGATGCTTCTACTCAGTCCATATCTAGGGATCACACTCCTTCAGCATCAAGGAACGAGGTCCGAATGACAGTTGCTAAAATCAAGGATGATGGTCTTGGAATGGGAGACAAACCTGATTGGGTTACTGTGAAAGCCTCCATTATATTCTTCAAGAGCGACAACTTCTGCTACACAGCTTGCCCTACTAAGGAAGGTGACCGGCAGTGCAATAAGAAAGTGACAAAGGGGACCTCTGGCTTGTGGGTGTGTGACAAATGCGACAAGGAGTTTCCAGAGTGCGACTACAGGTATCTTCTGCAGCTTCAGATTCAAGATCACTCGGGAACAACTTGGGTGACAGCGTTTCAGGAGACCGCGCAAGAGTTACTAGGCTGCTCGGCGCTAGAACTCGTTACATACAAAGAGAACGGAGACCCTCGTTTTGCAGAGACCATGCTCAGCTGTTTGTTCATGGATTATCTGCTCAGGCTGAAAGTCAAAGAAGAAACGTACAGCGACGAGAGGAGAGTGAAGAACACATTGGTCAAAGTGGAGAGGTTTGATCCTGCTGCCGAAAGTAGATATCTGCTCGATTTACTTTCAAGGTCGGTGGCATCATATTGA
- the LOC123128605 gene encoding growth-regulating factor 1: MMMMGGRAGAGGVGAGGGRCPFTATQWQELEHQALIYKYMASGVPIPSDLLLPLRRSFLLDSALATSPSLAFPPQAALGWGCFGMGFGRKAEDPEPGRCRRTDGKKWRCSKEAYPDSKYCEKHMHRGKNRSRKPVEMSLATPPPPPSSSASSSSSNVHSAVNVATTTTSPAPSYHRHAAATHDTTPYHALYGGPYSSAGRQQHASAYHHAAQVSPFHLHLDTTHPHPPPSYYSTMDHSKDSYAYGHSVKEVHGGGEHAFFSSDVSTDRDHHHHQHQHHASAGGNGQWQFKQLGGMEPKQHNPTSLFPGYGNNAAYAIDLSSKEEDEEKERRQQQQHCFLLGADLRLDKPSSGHGDSADQKPLRPFFDEWPHEKTGSKGSWMGLEGETQLSISIANELPITTTSRYHHGE, translated from the exons atgatgatgatgggcGGTCGCGCGGgggccggcggcgtcggggcaggcgGCGGCCGGTGCCCGTTCACGGCGACGCAGTGGCAGGAGCTGGAGCACCAGGCGCTCATCTACAAGTACATGGCCTCCGGCGTGCCCATCCCCTCCgacctcctcctcccgctccgccGCAGCTTCCTCCTCGACTCCGCCCTCgccacctccccctccctcgccttccctCCCCAGGCCGCAC TTGGGTGGGGTTGCTTTGGCATGGGGTTCGGCCGGAAGGCGGAGGACCCGGAGCCGGGGCGGTGCCGGCGGACGGACGGGAAGAAGTGGCGCTGCTCCAAGGAGGCGTACCCGGACTCCAAGTACTGCGAGAAGCACATGCACCGGGGCAAGAACCGTTCAAGAAAGCCTGTGGAAATGTCCTTGgccacgcccccgccgccgccttcctcctcggcctcctcttcctcctccaacgTCCACTCCGCCGTCAacgtcgccaccaccaccacctccccagCGCCGTCCTACCACCGCCACGCCGCTGCGACTCACGACACGACGCCCTACCACGCCCTCTACGGCGGCCCCTACTCCTCCGCCGGCCGCCAGCAGCACGCCAGCGCCTACCACCACGCGGCGCAGGTCAGCCCGTTCCACCTGCACCTCGACACCACCCACCCGCACCCGCCGCCGTCCTACTACTCCACCATGGACCACAGCAAGGACAGCTACGCCTACGGGCACAGCGTCAAGGAggtgcacggcggcggcgagcacgcctTCTTCTCCTCCGACGTCAGCACCGACAGGgaccaccaccaccatcagcaCCAACACCACGCTAGCGCCGGCGGCAACGGCCAGTGGCAGTTCAAGCAGCTCGGCGGCATGGAGCCCAAGCAGCACAACCCCACGTCGCTCTTCCCCGGCTACGGCAACAACGCGGCGTACGCCATCGACCTGTCCAGCAAAGAAGAGGACGAGGAGAAGGAGAGGCGGCAACAGCAGCAGCACTGCTTCCTGCTGGGCGCCGACCTGAGGCTCGACAAGCCGTCGTCGGGGCACGGCGACTCCGCCGACCAGAAGCCTCTCCGGCCGTTCTTCGACGAGTGGCCGCACGAGAAGACTGGCAGCAAGGGGTCGTGGATGGGGCTCGAGGGGGAGACGCAGCtctccatctccatcgccaatGAACTCCCCATCACCACCACCTCCCGCTACCACCATG GTGAATGA
- the LOC123128603 gene encoding ubiquitin-like protein ATG12 isoform X2 produces the protein MAGSEAEQKVVVHVRSAGNAPILKQDKFKISGRDKFLRVIEFLRRQLHQDTLFVYVNSSFSPSPDELIIDLYNNFAIDGKLVVNYALSAAWG, from the exons ATGGCGGGCTCCGAGGCTGAGCAGAAAG TCGTGGTGCACGTCCGCTCGGCCGGCAACGCGCCGATACTGAAGCAAGACAAGTTCAAG ATTTCAGGACGAGATAAATTCTTGAGGGTTATTGAATTTCTTCGTCGACAACTTCATCAGGATACACTG TTTGTCTATGTCAACAGTTCGTTTTCTCCAAGCCCAGATGAGCTGATAATTGACTTGTATAAT AATTTTGCAATAGACGGGAAGCTTGTGGTAAACTATGCTTTATCGGCAGCGTGGGGTTAA
- the LOC123128603 gene encoding ubiquitin-like protein ATG12 isoform X1, whose protein sequence is MAGSDDDQKVVVCLRSLGSAPMLRRNKFKISGREKFSKIIEFLCGQLHKDTLFVYVHGAFSTNPFSPKPDELLIDLYNISGRDKFLRVIEFLRRQLHQDTLFVYVNSSFSPSPDELIIDLYNNFAIDGKLVVNYALSAAWG, encoded by the exons ATGGCCGGCTCTGACGATGACCAGAAAG TCGTGGTGTGCTTACGCTCGCTCGGCAGCGCGCCGATGCTGAGGCGAAACAAGTTCAAG ATTTCAGGACGAGAGAAATTCTCGAAGATTATCGAATTTCTTTGCGGACAACTCCATAAGGATACACTG TTTGTCTATGTCCACGGTGCATTTTCAACAAACCCATTTTCACCAAAACCAGACGAGCTGCTAATCGACTTATATAAT ATTTCAGGACGAGATAAATTCTTGAGGGTTATTGAATTTCTTCGTCGACAACTTCATCAGGATACACTG TTTGTCTATGTCAACAGTTCGTTTTCTCCAAGCCCAGATGAGCTGATAATTGACTTGTATAAT AATTTTGCAATAGACGGGAAGCTTGTGGTAAACTATGCTTTATCGGCAGCGTGGGGTTAA